The proteins below are encoded in one region of Tamandua tetradactyla isolate mTamTet1 chromosome 9, mTamTet1.pri, whole genome shotgun sequence:
- the FUOM gene encoding LOW QUALITY PROTEIN: fucose mutarotase (The sequence of the model RefSeq protein was modified relative to this genomic sequence to represent the inferred CDS: substituted 1 base at 1 genomic stop codon), producing MEIYEDDLGILRFLEAVLLHRLLVALLELVPSDRVRGLQTPVXEGCRALLSWAGRMEVPGTIEQLVFYERAKKAFTAIRTGETALHGNLTLQKGFLAPSTLL from the coding sequence ATGGAGATCTACGAAGATGACCTGGGAATCCTGAGGTTCCTGGAGGCCGTGCTGCTACACCGTCTGCTGGTTGCTCTCTTGGAGCTGGTGCCCAGTGACAGAGTGAGGGGCCTCCAGACTCCAGTGTAGGAAGGCTGCAGGGCCCTCCTTTCTTGGGCAGGTCGCATGGAAGTCCCGGGGACGATAGAGCAGCTTGTGTTTTATGAGAGGGCAAAAAAAGCTTTTACTGCTATACGAACTGGAGAGACGGCCCTCCATGGAAACCTCACCCTGCAGAAGGGGTTTCTCGCCCCCAGCACCCTGCTCTAG